In a single window of the Arthrobacter zhangbolii genome:
- the asd gene encoding aspartate-semialdehyde dehydrogenase, with protein sequence MTSSSVPTAGFVGWRGMVGSVLMQRMQDEGDFDLINPVFFSTSNAGGAAPSFAAGAGPLQDAYDVDALAKLPIIVTAQGGDYTAEVFPKLRAAGWDGIWIDAASTLRMEDDAIIVLDPVNRDVIDAGLARGVKNFVGGNCTVSCMLMGLGGLFRNGLVEWGTSMTYQAASGGGARHMRELLNQFGALNGAVASELADPASAILEIDRAVLAQQKNPEMDSSRFGVPLAGSVIPWIDADLGNGMSKEEWKGGAETNKILGRDSSGRIPFDGLCVRIGAMRSHSQALTLKLTEDLSVEEIEKIIDADNEWATVVPNTKEATMAGLTPVAVTGTLQIPVGRIRKLEMGPEYISAFTIGDQLLWGAAEPLRRMLRIATGNL encoded by the coding sequence ATGACTTCTTCCTCCGTTCCCACTGCAGGCTTCGTCGGCTGGCGCGGCATGGTTGGCTCCGTCCTGATGCAGCGCATGCAGGACGAGGGCGACTTTGACCTGATCAACCCGGTGTTCTTCTCCACCTCCAACGCCGGAGGTGCCGCCCCGTCCTTCGCTGCCGGCGCGGGACCGCTGCAGGACGCCTACGACGTCGATGCACTGGCAAAGCTGCCCATCATCGTCACGGCGCAGGGCGGGGATTACACCGCCGAGGTGTTCCCGAAGCTGCGTGCAGCCGGCTGGGACGGGATCTGGATCGATGCCGCCTCGACACTGCGGATGGAAGACGACGCCATCATCGTGCTGGATCCGGTCAACCGCGACGTGATTGACGCAGGGCTGGCCCGGGGCGTGAAGAACTTCGTGGGCGGCAACTGCACGGTTTCCTGCATGCTGATGGGCCTGGGCGGACTGTTCCGCAACGGCCTGGTGGAGTGGGGCACGTCCATGACCTATCAGGCGGCCTCCGGCGGTGGTGCCCGTCACATGCGGGAGCTGCTGAACCAGTTCGGTGCGCTCAACGGTGCCGTGGCCTCGGAACTGGCGGACCCGGCGTCGGCCATCCTGGAGATTGACCGTGCCGTCCTGGCCCAGCAAAAGAACCCGGAGATGGATTCGTCCCGCTTCGGCGTGCCGCTGGCCGGCTCCGTCATTCCCTGGATTGATGCGGACCTGGGCAACGGTATGTCCAAGGAGGAATGGAAGGGCGGGGCTGAGACCAACAAGATCCTCGGCCGCGATTCCTCCGGACGTATTCCGTTCGACGGGCTGTGCGTGCGCATCGGTGCCATGCGGTCCCACTCCCAGGCCCTGACGCTGAAGCTGACGGAGGACCTGTCCGTGGAGGAGATCGAAAAGATCATCGACGCTGACAACGAGTGGGCCACGGTAGTGCCCAACACGAAGGAAGCCACCATGGCCGGGCTGACGCCGGTGGCCGTGACGGGAACGCTGCAGATCCCGGTGGGACGCATCCGCAAGCTGGAAATGGGTCCGGAGTACATCAGCGCCTTCACCATTGGTGATCAGCTGCTGTGGGGCGCTGCCGAACCGCTGCGCCGGATGCTGCGCATCGCCACCGGAAACCTGTAG
- the mshD gene encoding mycothiol synthase, whose protein sequence is MSEEQQTAWPVLETRGTPEPGALADILELASAAQDSDGNPPLSEQTLVDLRSADADPGALAVFTTYADDGGSDTGSGRWLAGVAVLVSDTPGGPGVLEMVVHPNYRNQGVGTALATAVQGAADARPAAWSHGNHEAAVELAARFGYRPVRDLWKMRLSRSALQESLPEPVLPEGVTLRAFVPGQDEQAWLAVNAAAFAHHPEQGGMSLSDLQARMQEDWFDPDGFLLAVDGDGGILGFHWTKVHPGTAGHPAIGEVYVVGVSPRAQGMGLGKALTIAGIEHLHRAGLDAVMLYVDADNTAAVALYQRLGFVRWDQDVMYAPA, encoded by the coding sequence ATGAGTGAAGAACAGCAGACAGCCTGGCCGGTACTTGAAACCCGCGGCACCCCCGAACCCGGGGCGCTGGCAGACATCCTGGAGCTGGCGTCCGCAGCACAGGACTCGGATGGCAATCCGCCCCTGTCCGAGCAGACTCTCGTTGACCTGCGCTCCGCGGATGCCGATCCCGGCGCACTGGCCGTATTCACCACCTACGCCGACGACGGCGGTTCGGACACCGGCAGCGGCCGCTGGCTGGCCGGCGTCGCCGTCCTTGTTTCCGATACACCGGGCGGCCCGGGCGTGCTGGAAATGGTGGTGCACCCGAACTACCGCAACCAGGGGGTGGGCACGGCACTGGCAACAGCCGTGCAGGGCGCGGCCGATGCCCGGCCCGCTGCCTGGTCACACGGAAACCATGAGGCAGCTGTGGAACTCGCTGCCCGGTTCGGATACCGGCCGGTGCGCGATCTGTGGAAGATGCGCCTGAGCCGCTCGGCGCTGCAGGAATCGCTGCCGGAGCCCGTGCTTCCCGAGGGCGTCACACTGCGTGCCTTTGTGCCCGGCCAGGACGAGCAGGCGTGGCTTGCGGTCAACGCCGCCGCCTTCGCGCATCACCCTGAGCAGGGCGGCATGAGCCTGTCGGACCTGCAGGCCCGCATGCAGGAGGACTGGTTCGATCCGGACGGCTTCCTTCTGGCCGTGGACGGCGACGGCGGAATCCTGGGTTTCCACTGGACGAAGGTGCACCCGGGCACCGCCGGACACCCGGCCATCGGCGAGGTGTACGTGGTGGGGGTGAGTCCCCGCGCCCAGGGCATGGGATTGGGCAAGGCACTGACCATCGCCGGAATCGAGCACCTGCACCGGGCCGGACTTGATGCCGTGATGCTGTACGTGGACGCGGACAATACAGCCGCCGTGGCCCTGTACCAGCGGCTTGGATTTGTGCGTTGGGACCAGGACGTGATGTACGCCCCCGCCTAG
- a CDS encoding FABP family protein, with product MPMEIPTDLTPELVPLSWLIGTWEGSGRLGEGEADSEHFTQKVTFTQNGLPYLQYTAESWLTDEQGTVLRPLAVETGFWALDRPLNDADGGPGLVPADIVPALRSADEVEELRNDAGGFDITATIVHPGGISELYYGSIKGPQIQLATDLVMRGVNSKEYTAATRIYGLVNGDLYWRWDVASSGETLKAHASAILKKTA from the coding sequence ATGCCCATGGAGATCCCCACAGATCTGACCCCCGAACTGGTTCCCCTGTCCTGGCTGATCGGCACCTGGGAAGGTTCCGGCCGGCTGGGTGAAGGCGAAGCCGACTCGGAGCACTTCACCCAGAAGGTCACCTTCACCCAGAACGGCCTGCCGTACCTGCAGTACACGGCCGAAAGCTGGCTCACCGATGAACAGGGCACAGTGCTGCGCCCGCTCGCCGTGGAGACCGGATTCTGGGCCCTGGACCGGCCCCTGAACGACGCCGACGGCGGGCCCGGGCTGGTTCCCGCGGACATTGTGCCGGCCCTGCGCAGTGCTGACGAGGTCGAAGAGCTGCGCAACGATGCCGGCGGCTTCGACATCACCGCCACCATCGTGCACCCCGGCGGTATCTCCGAACTCTATTACGGCTCCATCAAGGGCCCGCAGATCCAGCTGGCCACTGATCTGGTGATGCGCGGCGTCAACTCCAAGGAATACACCGCCGCCACCCGGATCTACGGGCTGGTCAACGGCGATCTCTACTGGCGCTGGGACGTGGCCTCCTCCGGTGAAACACTCAAGGCCCACGCTTCGGCCATCCTGAAGAAGACGGCCTAG
- a CDS encoding YgfZ/GcvT domain-containing protein produces MTYSSPLLSRHGAVEAAGLDAGTAAHYGDPLREQRALARGTAVVDLSYRGVVTVSGEDRLSWLNTLSSQQVGNLQPGVSSELLLLTVQGRIDYDARIIDDGTTAWLLVEAAEAPGLTEWLQRMKFMLRVEVTDVSDQWAVAGTTAEVPQWEQYLRWTDPWPHIAPGGFAYTAVPEETHPGLERPWFEYLIPRGEFEAAIAASGRTLAGSMAAEALRIAAWRPRLGAETDEKTIPHELDLIRTAVHLAKGCYKGQETVARVHNLGHPPRRLVFLQLDGSQHTLPAAGSPVMLGERTVGTLTSVGGHYEMGPVGLAVIKRSVDPAATLVVNDDGELYAAAQEPIVAPDAGAVVGRATGFLKAPRP; encoded by the coding sequence ATGACGTACTCCAGCCCCCTGCTTTCCCGCCACGGTGCCGTTGAAGCCGCCGGACTCGACGCCGGAACAGCGGCCCACTACGGCGACCCGCTGCGCGAACAGCGCGCCCTGGCCCGCGGCACCGCCGTCGTTGATCTTTCCTACCGCGGCGTGGTGACGGTCAGCGGCGAGGACCGGCTCAGCTGGCTGAACACCCTCTCCTCCCAGCAGGTGGGCAACCTGCAGCCCGGCGTCAGCTCCGAGCTTCTGCTGCTCACTGTGCAGGGCCGGATTGACTACGATGCCCGGATCATCGATGACGGCACCACCGCCTGGCTGCTGGTTGAGGCTGCCGAAGCGCCGGGCCTGACGGAGTGGCTGCAGCGGATGAAATTCATGCTCCGGGTCGAGGTCACCGATGTCTCCGACCAGTGGGCAGTGGCCGGCACCACCGCCGAGGTTCCCCAGTGGGAGCAGTACCTGCGCTGGACCGACCCGTGGCCGCACATCGCCCCCGGCGGATTCGCCTATACGGCAGTGCCGGAGGAAACCCACCCGGGCCTTGAGCGTCCGTGGTTCGAATACCTCATCCCGCGCGGTGAATTCGAAGCAGCCATTGCCGCTTCCGGACGGACGCTGGCGGGCTCCATGGCGGCCGAGGCGCTGCGCATCGCTGCCTGGCGGCCCCGGCTCGGCGCGGAAACCGATGAGAAGACCATTCCGCACGAGCTGGATCTGATCCGCACTGCTGTGCACCTGGCCAAGGGCTGCTACAAGGGCCAGGAAACCGTGGCCCGGGTGCATAACCTGGGCCACCCGCCGCGGAGGCTGGTATTCCTGCAGCTGGACGGCTCCCAGCACACGCTGCCGGCGGCCGGCAGCCCTGTGATGCTGGGGGAGCGGACGGTGGGAACACTCACCTCGGTGGGCGGACACTATGAAATGGGTCCGGTGGGCCTGGCTGTGATCAAGCGTTCCGTTGATCCGGCGGCCACGCTGGTGGTGAACGACGACGGCGAACTGTACGCCGCCGCGCAGGAACCCATCGTGGCCCCCGACGCCGGAGCCGTGGTTGGACGCGCCACCGGTTTCCTGAAGGCGCCCCGCCCCTAG
- a CDS encoding DUF1648 domain-containing protein, translating into MTGTTEDGRTASTVRSGPAYTWYLAYTWYLASVAVTIATAGIGAWLYPGLPQSLPVHWNGAGQADSFAEKSLLSVFAVPLIALGLILFLLGTAALAPRLAQWSGQVRDDAAAHAANLRATRFFLGGTTFALSLLLAWLALRGWLLPPDGSTAEFLLPTVAFLLAMAGLGFAALRRYRRDVAAAGRPVDGTVDGTAAGAAAAGEPADGDPVYDSSNYRAGIYTNRADPRVLVPKRIGVGVTLNAGRPAGLAFYLAIALISVAGLVAGIAFPLFAG; encoded by the coding sequence ATGACGGGTACAACAGAGGACGGCAGGACTGCGTCAACGGTCCGATCAGGCCCTGCCTATACCTGGTATCTGGCCTATACCTGGTATCTGGCATCCGTCGCAGTGACGATTGCCACCGCCGGTATCGGCGCCTGGCTCTACCCGGGGCTGCCTCAGTCCCTGCCGGTGCACTGGAACGGTGCCGGGCAGGCGGACAGTTTCGCAGAGAAGTCCCTGCTGTCCGTTTTTGCGGTGCCGCTGATAGCCCTCGGATTGATCCTGTTCCTGCTGGGCACTGCCGCGCTCGCCCCGCGGCTGGCACAGTGGTCCGGGCAGGTGCGCGATGATGCGGCAGCGCATGCCGCCAATCTGCGGGCAACCCGGTTCTTTTTGGGCGGCACCACCTTCGCGCTCAGCCTGCTGCTCGCCTGGCTGGCGCTGCGGGGCTGGCTCCTTCCGCCGGACGGCTCCACGGCCGAATTCCTCCTTCCCACCGTGGCGTTTTTGCTCGCCATGGCGGGCCTGGGTTTCGCAGCACTGCGCCGGTACCGCCGGGACGTTGCCGCGGCAGGCCGGCCGGTTGACGGAACGGTTGACGGAACGGCGGCCGGGGCAGCCGCCGCCGGAGAACCCGCGGACGGGGATCCCGTGTACGACAGCAGCAATTACCGCGCCGGCATCTACACCAACCGCGCTGATCCCCGGGTCCTGGTCCCGAAACGGATAGGCGTGGGCGTGACACTGAATGCCGGCCGTCCCGCCGGGCTGGCTTTCTATCTGGCGATCGCCCTGATCAGCGTGGCAGGCCTTGTGGCCGGCATCGCTTTCCCCCTGTTTGCGGGCTGA
- a CDS encoding NUDIX hydrolase: protein MEATEPGTVSAAQEDIPVKVVAAGALCWRVRDGKLQVLMIHRPRYDDWSWPKGKLDAGETTPECAVREVREEVGINITLGIPLPATVYPVASGMKIVHYWASRVDSDKPTPDGREVDGVRWCSPEEAGESLTNPTDRLPLQELVLAYDEQRLHSWPLIIVRHAKAKPRSSWTRAEGERPLVASGLRQALAVSRLLVAWRPKRVVSSPWLRCVQTVRPYVKAQGTKFKTVDALTEHNARRKPGKARSAIEALFDKAKPVAVCTHRPVLPLVFDTLAAHMPADMASGLPDKDPYLAPGEAVICQVSHADEGRILSLEKYRAFDD from the coding sequence ATGGAAGCAACCGAACCCGGGACCGTGTCGGCGGCGCAGGAAGACATCCCCGTCAAGGTGGTGGCAGCGGGCGCCCTGTGCTGGCGTGTGCGGGACGGAAAGCTGCAGGTCCTGATGATCCACCGTCCCCGCTATGACGACTGGTCCTGGCCCAAGGGCAAGCTTGACGCCGGTGAAACCACCCCGGAATGCGCCGTGCGGGAAGTCCGCGAAGAGGTAGGCATCAACATCACCCTGGGCATTCCGCTGCCGGCGACCGTGTACCCGGTGGCCTCCGGGATGAAGATCGTGCATTACTGGGCCTCACGGGTTGACTCAGACAAGCCCACCCCGGACGGCAGGGAGGTGGACGGGGTCCGCTGGTGCAGCCCGGAGGAAGCCGGGGAGTCGCTGACCAACCCCACGGACCGGCTGCCGCTGCAGGAACTGGTGCTCGCCTATGACGAGCAGCGCCTGCACAGCTGGCCGCTGATCATCGTCCGGCATGCCAAGGCCAAACCGCGTTCCTCCTGGACCCGTGCTGAGGGAGAACGTCCGCTGGTGGCCAGCGGGCTGCGGCAGGCACTGGCCGTCTCCCGCCTGCTGGTGGCCTGGCGGCCCAAACGCGTGGTGTCCAGCCCGTGGCTCCGCTGTGTGCAGACCGTGCGGCCCTATGTAAAAGCGCAGGGGACCAAGTTCAAGACCGTTGACGCGCTGACCGAACACAACGCACGGCGCAAGCCGGGCAAGGCCCGGAGCGCCATTGAAGCGCTGTTCGACAAGGCCAAGCCGGTGGCGGTGTGCACGCACCGCCCCGTGCTGCCGCTGGTCTTTGACACCCTGGCCGCGCACATGCCCGCGGACATGGCCTCCGGGCTTCCGGACAAGGACCCCTACCTTGCCCCCGGCGAGGCCGTGATCTGCCAGGTCAGCCACGCCGATGAAGGCCGGATTCTTTCCCTGGAAAAGTACCGGGCGTTCGACGACTGA
- a CDS encoding thymidylate synthase yields the protein MSIPTPYEDLLRDVMANGTQKSDRTGTGTRSVFGRQMRFDLSESFPLITTKRVHFKSVALELLWFLRGDSNVRWLQERGVSIWDEWADDDGELGPVYGVQWRSWPTPDGGHIDQIEKLVEGIRKNPDSRRHIVTAWNPAEVENMALPPCHAMFQFYVADGRLSCQLYQRSADTFLGVPFNIASYALLTLMVAQQTGLEPGEFIWSGGDVHIYDNHVDQVREQLSREPFPYPKLHIRRTPESIFDYALEDFEVLDYRHHPGIKAPIAV from the coding sequence GTGAGCATTCCTACCCCGTATGAAGACCTGCTGCGTGATGTCATGGCCAACGGCACGCAGAAGTCCGACCGCACCGGTACCGGCACGCGCAGCGTGTTCGGCCGCCAAATGCGCTTTGATCTCAGCGAGTCCTTTCCGCTGATCACCACCAAGCGTGTGCACTTCAAGTCAGTGGCCCTGGAGCTGCTCTGGTTCCTGCGCGGTGACTCCAACGTCCGCTGGCTGCAGGAACGCGGCGTCAGTATCTGGGACGAATGGGCGGACGACGACGGCGAACTGGGACCGGTCTATGGTGTCCAGTGGCGCTCCTGGCCGACCCCCGACGGCGGGCACATTGACCAGATCGAGAAGCTGGTGGAGGGGATCCGGAAGAACCCTGATTCCCGCCGGCACATCGTCACTGCCTGGAACCCGGCAGAGGTGGAGAACATGGCCCTGCCGCCGTGCCACGCGATGTTCCAGTTCTACGTTGCTGACGGCCGGCTCTCCTGCCAGCTCTACCAGCGCTCCGCAGACACTTTCCTGGGCGTGCCCTTCAACATCGCTTCCTATGCCCTGCTGACCCTCATGGTCGCCCAGCAGACGGGTCTTGAACCCGGCGAGTTCATTTGGAGCGGCGGCGATGTGCACATCTATGACAACCACGTCGACCAGGTCCGGGAACAGCTGAGCCGGGAACCCTTCCCCTACCCCAAGCTGCACATCCGCCGGACCCCGGAGAGCATCTTCGATTACGCCCTGGAGGACTTCGAGGTCCTCGATTACCGGCACCACCCCGGTATCAAAGCACCCATTGCCGTCTGA
- a CDS encoding RNA degradosome polyphosphate kinase, with protein sequence MDFDTAAEPRSTFGSAEAMSAPRATQDRIDIPDFGPALLPSGDISPERFLDREISWLHFNARVLELAEDPELYLLERVNFLSIFASNLDEFFMVRVAGLKRRIATGLAVPSAAGMSPIEQLEEIVAAGYRLQQRHADVFARQIRPALAEEQIYLLSWDELDEAAKANLHKQFAAKVFPILTPLAVDPAHPFPYISGLSLNLAVVVRNPVSGKEFFARVKVPDQLPRLISVDGPRAGNVAGRTARFITLEDIIAQHLDQLFPGMDVIEHYTFRVTRNEDLEVEEDDAENLLQALEKELLRRRFGPPVRLEVTPDINPNIRELLERELGVESDEVYVLPAPLDLRGLSGISRIDRTDLHYPKQVPHTNRHLKESETSKPANVFAAMRRRDILLHHPYDSFSTSVQAFLEQAAADPRVQAIKQTLYRTSGDSPIVDALIDAAEAGKQVLALVEIKARFDEQANISWARKLEQAGVHVVYGIVGLKTHCKLSLVVRQEVDGLRRYCHIGTGNYHPRTARYYEDLGLLTANEQVGEDLTKLFNQLSGYAPKSTFKRLLVAPRSVRSGLIDRIEREIANKKAGLNARVIIKVNSMVDEAIIDSLYRASQAGVQVDVIVRGICSVRPGVPGLSENITVRSILGRFLEHSRVFAFANGGDPVVFIGSADMMHRNLDRRVEALVQLASKEDVADLVALMDRYMDPGTASWHLDPEGIWTRYHKDAEGNPLQDVQSWLLASRSRQRSVARR encoded by the coding sequence ATGGATTTCGATACCGCCGCCGAGCCCCGTTCGACCTTTGGGTCTGCCGAGGCCATGTCGGCGCCGCGGGCAACCCAGGACCGCATCGACATCCCGGACTTTGGCCCTGCCCTGCTGCCCAGCGGGGACATCTCGCCGGAGCGGTTCCTGGACCGGGAAATCAGCTGGCTGCATTTCAACGCCCGCGTCCTGGAACTGGCGGAGGATCCGGAGCTGTACCTGCTGGAGCGGGTGAACTTCCTGTCCATCTTCGCCTCGAACCTGGACGAGTTCTTTATGGTCCGCGTTGCCGGCCTCAAGCGCCGCATCGCCACCGGACTCGCGGTCCCCTCCGCGGCCGGGATGAGCCCCATCGAACAGCTGGAGGAAATCGTCGCAGCCGGGTACCGGCTGCAGCAGCGCCACGCCGACGTTTTTGCCCGGCAGATCCGCCCCGCCCTGGCCGAGGAACAGATTTACCTGCTCAGCTGGGATGAACTGGATGAGGCCGCCAAGGCGAACCTGCACAAACAGTTCGCCGCCAAGGTCTTCCCCATTCTGACTCCCCTGGCCGTGGACCCGGCCCACCCCTTCCCCTACATTTCCGGCCTCTCCCTGAACCTGGCAGTGGTGGTCCGCAACCCGGTCAGCGGCAAGGAGTTCTTTGCCAGGGTCAAGGTCCCGGACCAGCTGCCGCGGCTCATCTCGGTCGACGGCCCGCGCGCGGGCAACGTGGCAGGGCGCACCGCCCGCTTCATTACGCTCGAAGACATCATCGCCCAGCACCTGGACCAGCTGTTCCCCGGCATGGACGTCATTGAGCACTACACCTTCCGCGTCACCCGCAACGAAGACCTCGAGGTGGAAGAGGACGACGCCGAGAACCTCCTGCAGGCGTTGGAGAAGGAACTGCTGCGCCGCCGGTTCGGTCCGCCCGTGCGCCTCGAAGTCACCCCGGACATCAACCCGAACATCCGCGAACTGCTCGAGCGCGAGCTGGGCGTGGAATCGGACGAGGTGTACGTCCTGCCGGCGCCCCTGGATCTGCGCGGCCTCTCCGGCATCAGCCGGATTGACCGGACGGACCTGCACTACCCCAAGCAGGTCCCGCACACCAACCGGCACCTGAAGGAGTCCGAGACCTCCAAGCCGGCCAACGTGTTCGCCGCGATGCGCCGCCGGGACATCCTGCTGCACCACCCGTACGATTCCTTCTCCACCTCGGTGCAGGCCTTCCTGGAGCAGGCTGCGGCCGATCCGCGTGTGCAGGCCATCAAACAGACCCTGTACCGCACCTCCGGCGACTCCCCCATTGTGGACGCCCTGATTGATGCCGCCGAGGCCGGCAAACAGGTCCTGGCACTGGTGGAAATCAAGGCGCGCTTCGACGAACAGGCGAACATCTCCTGGGCACGCAAGCTGGAGCAGGCCGGGGTGCACGTGGTGTACGGCATCGTGGGCCTCAAAACGCACTGCAAGCTCTCCCTGGTGGTTCGGCAGGAGGTGGACGGCCTGCGGCGCTACTGCCACATCGGTACCGGCAACTACCACCCCCGTACGGCCCGCTACTACGAGGACCTGGGACTGCTCACCGCCAACGAACAGGTGGGCGAGGACCTCACCAAACTGTTCAACCAGCTCTCCGGATACGCTCCGAAGTCCACCTTCAAGCGCCTGCTCGTTGCTCCGCGCTCGGTCCGCTCGGGCCTGATCGACCGGATTGAACGGGAAATCGCGAACAAAAAGGCCGGCCTCAACGCCCGGGTCATCATCAAGGTCAACTCCATGGTGGACGAAGCGATCATCGACTCGCTCTACCGGGCATCGCAGGCCGGAGTGCAGGTGGACGTGATTGTCCGTGGCATCTGCTCGGTACGGCCCGGCGTGCCGGGTCTGAGCGAAAACATCACAGTGCGCTCGATCCTGGGCCGTTTCCTTGAACACTCCCGGGTGTTCGCCTTCGCCAACGGCGGCGACCCGGTGGTGTTCATCGGTTCCGCTGACATGATGCACCGCAACCTTGACCGCAGGGTTGAGGCACTGGTCCAGCTGGCGTCCAAGGAGGATGTTGCGGATCTGGTGGCACTGATGGACCGGTACATGGATCCCGGCACCGCCAGCTGGCATCTGGACCCGGAGGGCATCTGGACCCGTTACCACAAGGACGCGGAAGGCAACCCGCTGCAGGATGTGCAGTCCTGGCTGCTCGCGTCGCGGTCCCGCCAGCGCTCGGTGGCCCGCCGCTGA
- a CDS encoding dihydrofolate reductase — MTEFPGTATPETAAAPAGSTLYYPVGGGTDVRGADLHQVLRARGSAPGNGPVIGLVWAQTADGVIGRDGGMPWHLPEDMAHFKKTTAGHPVIMGRRTWESFPAAYRPLPGRTNIIVSSHSGLADTAENTVVVRSLQEGLEVARTSPGSEEIWIIGGAQLYEAAVPVAHTAVVTVIDTAAEGDTYAPHLGADWTFAGVSPAAGWYTAANGTNYRIALWTRDPARSDVTDHDAGAPLT; from the coding sequence ATGACTGAGTTCCCCGGCACCGCAACGCCAGAGACCGCTGCAGCCCCGGCCGGTTCCACGCTCTACTACCCCGTCGGCGGCGGCACCGACGTCCGGGGCGCGGACCTGCACCAGGTCCTCCGGGCCCGCGGCAGTGCTCCCGGCAACGGACCGGTTATTGGCCTGGTGTGGGCGCAGACAGCCGACGGTGTGATCGGGCGGGACGGCGGGATGCCCTGGCACCTGCCTGAGGATATGGCGCACTTCAAGAAGACCACTGCCGGCCATCCCGTCATCATGGGCCGGCGCACGTGGGAATCCTTCCCGGCCGCGTACCGTCCGCTGCCCGGGCGGACCAACATCATCGTCTCCTCCCACTCCGGCCTGGCGGATACCGCCGAAAACACCGTTGTGGTCCGCTCGCTGCAGGAGGGGCTCGAGGTTGCCCGGACCAGCCCCGGCAGTGAGGAAATCTGGATCATCGGAGGCGCCCAGCTGTATGAGGCAGCGGTCCCGGTGGCGCATACGGCGGTGGTAACCGTGATTGACACCGCTGCCGAAGGCGACACCTATGCCCCGCATCTGGGCGCAGACTGGACCTTCGCAGGTGTCAGCCCGGCTGCCGGCTGGTACACGGCTGCAAACGGCACCAACTACCGGATTGCGTTGTGGACCCGCGACCCGGCCAGGAGTGACGTAACCGACCACGACGCCGGGGCACCGCTGACCTAA
- a CDS encoding winged helix-turn-helix transcriptional regulator produces the protein MSHILLLTNSSGSSVNVLPALELLNHKVHVVPAEPTALLDTDPCDVILVDARRDLVGARSLTQLLKATGLGTPLILILTEGGMAAVAPNWLSDDVILDTAGPAELEARLRLASARTPSEAEEASSEIHASGVVIDEASYTARVSGTALNLTYKEFELLKYLAQHPGRVFTRDQLLHEVWGYDYYGGTRTVDVHVRRLRAKLGPDHETLIGTVRNVGYRFTRSRAETAASASQDA, from the coding sequence ATGTCGCACATTTTGCTCCTGACCAACAGTTCCGGTTCGTCAGTGAACGTCCTGCCTGCCCTGGAACTCCTGAACCATAAGGTGCACGTTGTTCCCGCCGAGCCTACGGCCCTGCTGGACACCGACCCCTGCGACGTCATCCTGGTGGATGCCCGCCGGGACCTGGTGGGGGCCCGTTCGCTGACCCAGCTGCTCAAGGCTACCGGTCTGGGCACACCGCTCATCCTGATCCTGACCGAGGGCGGGATGGCCGCCGTCGCGCCGAACTGGCTCTCCGACGACGTCATCCTGGACACCGCCGGCCCGGCCGAGCTTGAAGCCCGGCTCCGCCTCGCCTCGGCCCGCACCCCTTCGGAGGCAGAGGAAGCCTCCTCCGAAATCCACGCCTCCGGCGTCGTTATTGACGAGGCGAGCTACACCGCCCGGGTCAGCGGGACCGCCCTGAACCTGACGTACAAGGAATTTGAACTCCTTAAGTACCTGGCACAGCATCCCGGCCGCGTGTTTACCCGCGACCAGCTGCTCCACGAGGTGTGGGGGTACGACTACTACGGGGGTACCCGGACGGTGGATGTCCACGTGCGGAGGCTGCGGGCCAAGCTCGGCCCGGACCACGAAACCCTCATCGGCACGGTCCGCAACGTCGGGTACCGATTCACCCGCTCCCGTGCGGAAACCGCTGCCTCCGCCAGCCAGGATGCGTGA